The following coding sequences are from one Luteimonas sp. S4-F44 window:
- a CDS encoding G5P family DNA-binding protein has protein sequence MSHIIVKSDAVLTRTIPARGDRKEIHFREQKAAIDSGEDFPLPFNVQLDDDQRPYPPGLYQLDLASVEVNEYGGLKFGRRVRLVGPLDPPKKA, from the coding sequence ATGAGCCATATCATCGTCAAGTCCGACGCCGTTCTCACCCGCACCATTCCCGCGCGTGGGGACCGCAAGGAGATTCATTTTCGCGAGCAGAAGGCCGCTATCGATTCCGGCGAGGACTTCCCTCTGCCGTTCAATGTGCAGTTGGACGACGACCAGCGCCCTTATCCGCCGGGCCTCTATCAACTCGACCTTGCCAGTGTCGAGGTCAACGAATACGGCGGTTTGAAGTTCGGCCGTCGCGTGCGGCTGGTCGGTCCGCTCGACCCGCCGAAGAAGGCGTAA
- a CDS encoding helix-turn-helix domain-containing protein, translating to MTYAAQLIDAVKEASGLSSDRELADALGVKPPTLNQWKHNKGSPMPPERVMQLCEMASIADAGPWLVGVQADAVRITAVRRALESVLDRARPSVAKVATLGAASLVYCGLAALQAAESAGRMYIM from the coding sequence ATGACGTACGCAGCGCAACTCATCGATGCGGTCAAAGAGGCAAGCGGGCTTTCGTCTGATCGCGAGCTGGCCGACGCTCTGGGCGTGAAGCCGCCGACGCTCAACCAGTGGAAGCACAACAAGGGCTCACCCATGCCACCCGAGCGAGTGATGCAGTTGTGCGAGATGGCGTCTATTGCAGACGCCGGCCCGTGGCTCGTTGGCGTCCAGGCGGACGCGGTACGGATCACGGCCGTTCGCCGTGCGCTGGAATCAGTCTTGGACCGAGCCCGCCCGAGCGTGGCGAAGGTCGCGACGCTCGGGGCCGCTTCGCTCGTCTACTGCGGCCTCGCCGCGCTTCAAGCCGCTGAAAGCGCGGGACGAATGTACATTATGTAA
- the sigJ gene encoding RNA polymerase sigma factor SigJ — protein MTDRPDDSMTAFDDARPGLLGLAYRLLGSRADAEDAVQDTFLKWQRIDRAAIASAGAWLTTTCTRHCLDLLRNAHRSRVDYVGTWLPEPLRIADEIEPQAAAELASTLTSAFLLLLERLTPKERAAYLLHEIFDMDYADIASTLGMQEPACRKLVSRAHAHVGQARVRHITPPAQQTELLIAFERAVRDGQTEQLALLLSRDVRLAADGGGKVPAARRIMVGEGEVLRFITAGLHVWWADYTFERANFNGHLGLILRDPAGTVTAAASFSYDDAGHLADIFIMRNPDKLSRVEQVATEVQ, from the coding sequence ATGACCGACCGGCCCGACGACAGCATGACCGCCTTCGACGACGCCCGGCCCGGCCTGCTGGGCCTGGCATATCGCCTGCTGGGCTCGCGGGCCGATGCCGAGGATGCCGTGCAGGACACCTTCCTGAAATGGCAACGCATCGATCGTGCAGCGATCGCATCCGCTGGCGCCTGGCTGACCACCACCTGCACCCGACATTGCCTGGACCTGCTGCGCAATGCGCATCGCAGCCGTGTCGACTACGTCGGCACCTGGCTACCCGAGCCGCTGCGCATCGCCGACGAGATCGAGCCACAGGCGGCCGCCGAACTGGCGTCGACACTGACGTCGGCCTTCCTATTGCTGCTCGAACGGCTGACACCGAAGGAACGCGCGGCCTATCTGCTGCACGAAATTTTCGACATGGACTATGCGGACATCGCCTCGACACTGGGCATGCAGGAACCGGCGTGCCGGAAACTGGTTTCCCGCGCCCATGCGCACGTCGGGCAGGCGCGCGTGCGACACATCACACCGCCGGCGCAGCAGACTGAACTGCTGATCGCCTTTGAGCGTGCCGTCCGCGACGGACAGACCGAGCAGCTTGCGTTGCTGTTGTCGCGAGACGTGCGCCTTGCCGCCGACGGCGGCGGCAAAGTACCCGCGGCGCGCCGGATCATGGTCGGCGAGGGCGAAGTGCTGCGGTTCATCACAGCGGGCCTGCATGTCTGGTGGGCCGACTACACCTTCGAGCGCGCGAACTTCAACGGCCACCTGGGCCTGATTCTGCGAGACCCCGCAGGGACAGTGACTGCGGCGGCGTCCTTTTCTTATGACGACGCCGGGCACCTGGCCGACATCTTCATCATGCGCAATCCCGACAAGCTCTCGCGTGTGGAGCAGGTCGCAACCGAGGTGCAATGA
- a CDS encoding carboxymuconolactone decarboxylase family protein, producing MHASQSPTQPVPVDRALPDVYRALLAVHTANDRHGLPRALRHLVHLRASQINGCAYCIRMHTREARADGETNARLDHLAGWRHMTDYTPAERAALAWTEALTRLGGDREPDIGALRTQLRAHFEDTVIAALTVEVAMINQWNRIAIANH from the coding sequence ATGCACGCTTCCCAATCCCCCACACAGCCGGTGCCGGTCGACCGGGCATTGCCCGATGTCTACCGCGCGCTCCTGGCTGTGCACACGGCCAACGACCGGCACGGCCTGCCGCGCGCCTTGCGCCACCTGGTGCACCTGCGTGCGTCGCAGATCAACGGCTGCGCGTACTGCATCCGCATGCATACCCGCGAGGCGAGGGCAGACGGCGAGACCAACGCGCGTCTCGACCATCTCGCCGGCTGGCGGCACATGACGGACTACACACCGGCCGAGCGCGCTGCATTGGCGTGGACGGAAGCACTCACGCGCCTCGGGGGCGATCGCGAGCCGGACATCGGCGCGTTGCGCACGCAGTTGCGCGCACACTTCGAAGACACGGTGATCGCGGCGCTGACGGTAGAAGTGGCGATGATCAACCAGTGGAACCGCATCGCGATCGCCAATCATTGA
- a CDS encoding MBL fold metallo-hydrolase: protein MKTAAPHLPTDPRRRRFLTYCTGLATLMALPGGASGASTTSQSLRIQRLAWAGIRLQLPGATLFIDPLIDAQVWGEALADTLVAVNDGAADAAVLITHGHSDHFDAQATAAALRHGGVLAYPAGIRPEPLPDGVRVRPSPLWEPQLFGDFTAVPVPAADGYGDPQVSWVVSAGGRRIFHGGDTLWHGHWWRIGRQFGPFDAAFLPINGARFGWRHPVSGLPGVLTPEQAVAAAAILGARTLVPIHYGVRDMDAYVEVDDPIGALRAAARERDVPVQVVKPGDWIEWPT from the coding sequence ATGAAGACCGCCGCGCCCCACTTGCCGACCGATCCCCGTCGCAGGCGTTTCCTGACGTACTGCACGGGCCTGGCCACGCTGATGGCACTGCCGGGCGGGGCATCCGGCGCCTCGACCACGTCGCAGTCGCTGCGTATCCAGCGCCTGGCCTGGGCAGGCATCCGGCTGCAGCTGCCAGGCGCGACGCTCTTCATCGACCCGCTCATCGATGCGCAGGTCTGGGGTGAGGCGCTTGCGGACACGCTCGTGGCGGTGAACGATGGCGCGGCTGACGCCGCGGTGCTGATCACGCACGGCCATTCGGACCACTTCGACGCGCAAGCGACCGCGGCAGCGCTGCGGCACGGCGGCGTTCTGGCCTATCCAGCCGGCATCAGGCCCGAGCCGTTACCCGACGGTGTACGCGTCAGGCCCAGCCCGCTCTGGGAGCCGCAACTGTTCGGCGACTTCACCGCCGTCCCGGTGCCCGCTGCGGATGGTTACGGCGATCCGCAGGTGTCCTGGGTCGTGTCCGCCGGCGGGCGGCGCATCTTCCATGGCGGCGACACCCTGTGGCATGGCCACTGGTGGCGGATCGGCCGGCAGTTCGGTCCATTCGATGCCGCGTTCCTGCCGATCAATGGTGCCCGGTTCGGCTGGCGCCACCCCGTCAGCGGGCTGCCCGGCGTGCTCACACCCGAGCAGGCGGTGGCAGCGGCCGCGATCCTGGGCGCACGCACATTGGTGCCGATCCATTACGGGGTGCGCGACATGGACGCCTATGTCGAAGTGGACGACCCCATCGGCGCACTCCGTGCCGCCGCCCGAGAGCGGGATGTACCAGTGCAGGTGGTGAAGCCCGGAGACTGGATCGAGTGGCCGACCTGA
- a CDS encoding MBL fold metallo-hydrolase, which yields MPIRIFDMRVQALCPDVWMFVGDEVESVATAFVDGDEVLLVDALGSEADAAWLRDTLCGQMGKTVRLIATTHFMSDHIAGLVQFRGARVLAHRHHRQTFLSQNRRVDAFYREPDFVFNDMALRWGRHQLRLLYNPGKTMDHVSVDVPSADLACVGDNIVGHIVYLSKADSQLQRAAIGRIRQFGRARIVGGHIGVFDAAVLAQAQHYLDSIQRHVVHIRKDASPDTVAARVSEIRIEDCIAPGVVPVAFERTWHARNLEAIVTQSIFALDAALASDVQAA from the coding sequence GTGCCCATCAGGATATTCGACATGCGTGTTCAAGCACTGTGCCCCGATGTATGGATGTTCGTCGGCGACGAGGTGGAATCCGTGGCCACGGCGTTCGTCGACGGCGACGAGGTGTTGCTGGTCGATGCGCTGGGCAGCGAGGCCGACGCCGCCTGGCTGCGCGACACCCTGTGCGGGCAGATGGGCAAGACGGTGCGCCTGATCGCGACCACGCACTTCATGAGCGACCATATCGCCGGCCTGGTGCAGTTCCGCGGCGCGCGGGTGCTGGCGCACCGGCATCACCGGCAGACCTTCCTGTCGCAGAACCGGCGCGTCGACGCGTTCTACCGCGAGCCCGACTTCGTCTTCAACGATATGGCGCTGCGTTGGGGCCGGCACCAACTACGCCTGCTCTACAACCCCGGCAAGACCATGGATCACGTCAGCGTGGACGTGCCGAGCGCCGATCTGGCCTGCGTCGGCGACAATATCGTTGGCCACATCGTGTACCTGTCGAAAGCCGATTCGCAGCTGCAGCGGGCCGCGATCGGACGCATCCGCCAGTTCGGACGCGCGCGGATCGTCGGCGGACACATCGGCGTCTTCGATGCGGCGGTGCTCGCGCAGGCCCAGCATTACCTCGACAGCATCCAACGCCACGTCGTGCACATCCGCAAGGACGCCTCGCCGGACACGGTCGCGGCCCGCGTCAGCGAGATCCGCATCGAGGATTGCATCGCGCCTGGCGTGGTGCCCGTCGCCTTCGAGCGCACATGGCACGCCCGCAATCTCGAGGCGATCGTCACGCAATCCATCTTCGCACTGGACGCGGCGCTGGCGTCGGACGTGCAGGCCGCATGA
- the gcvA gene encoding transcriptional regulator GcvA — MRSRRPAPLNALRTFEAAARHLSFTAAARQLFVTPAAVSHQVKQLEAYLGLPLFQRQHRAVVLTDAGRALAATLGEVFGHLDRALDQAMSQAAAVLRVTTLESFAAKWLVPRLHRFHRAWPGIQVRIETGDAPADFVHDGLDVGLRYGAGGYAGVHAERLMDAAVFPVCAPALLLGPHPLHVPGDLRHHTLLHDRTAVGRPGVPGWADWLEAAGAADADTGAGPVFTSAYLAQEAAIAGHGVALGIGPLVADDLQRGRLLRPYAQTSENAYAFWLVRRDTPMPTPAVDAFCQWLRDEASNERASVR; from the coding sequence GTGAGATCTCGCCGCCCTGCCCCGCTCAATGCGCTCCGCACGTTCGAGGCGGCGGCGCGTCATCTGAGTTTCACCGCGGCGGCCCGCCAGCTGTTCGTCACGCCGGCCGCAGTCAGTCATCAGGTCAAGCAACTGGAGGCGTATCTCGGACTGCCGCTGTTCCAGCGTCAGCACCGTGCGGTCGTGCTCACCGATGCGGGACGGGCGCTGGCGGCGACGCTGGGCGAGGTGTTCGGGCATCTGGATCGAGCGCTGGACCAGGCGATGTCCCAGGCGGCCGCGGTGTTGCGGGTCACGACACTGGAGTCGTTCGCTGCGAAATGGCTGGTGCCGCGGCTGCATCGTTTCCACCGGGCATGGCCCGGTATTCAGGTCCGGATCGAGACCGGCGACGCCCCTGCGGACTTCGTCCACGACGGCCTCGATGTCGGGCTGCGCTACGGCGCGGGCGGCTATGCGGGCGTGCATGCGGAACGCTTGATGGACGCGGCGGTGTTCCCCGTCTGCGCCCCTGCCCTGCTGCTCGGCCCGCATCCGCTGCACGTGCCCGGCGATCTGCGCCACCACACGCTCTTGCACGATCGGACGGCGGTGGGGCGGCCCGGCGTGCCCGGCTGGGCGGACTGGCTCGAGGCCGCAGGTGCGGCCGATGCCGACACCGGCGCGGGACCGGTGTTCACCAGCGCCTATCTCGCGCAGGAAGCCGCCATCGCCGGGCACGGGGTTGCACTGGGGATCGGCCCGCTGGTCGCGGACGATCTCCAGCGAGGCCGGCTGCTCCGCCCCTACGCGCAGACTTCGGAGAACGCGTATGCGTTCTGGCTGGTGCGCCGCGACACGCCGATGCCGACGCCGGCCGTGGACGCGTTCTGCCAGTGGCTGCGTGACGAGGCCTCGAACGAGCGCGCAAGCGTCCGGTGA
- a CDS encoding transporter yields MTLPPVNLGDSTFQDGIAGPGWMVQQTLSAYRAQRSRDDRGQRSNDAPQIESVALLGQLSVISNRRVLGAYWGGELIVPWVHAQVTPAHGSPLRTSGLGDVFISPLILQWPQAHLAGRPFWQRLNLNVSLPTGGYGTPGRLDAGHNVLQFNPHYAFTWERSDAWELSGRLHYLWTGPNRDPAAGLDASEVQAGQALHLNASISRSAGQDLRIGAALYALVQITDDRIDGVAQPGRERIVGVGPALGWSRGATSLHAAAYIETLAKDRSEGARLSVRYATRF; encoded by the coding sequence GTGACGCTGCCGCCGGTGAACCTCGGTGACAGTACGTTTCAGGACGGAATCGCTGGGCCGGGCTGGATGGTCCAGCAGACCTTGTCGGCATATCGCGCGCAGCGCTCTCGGGACGACCGCGGGCAACGTTCGAACGACGCACCGCAGATCGAATCCGTGGCGCTGCTCGGCCAGCTCAGCGTGATCTCCAACCGCCGCGTCCTGGGTGCTTACTGGGGTGGAGAGCTCATCGTGCCGTGGGTCCATGCGCAGGTGACGCCCGCGCACGGCAGTCCACTACGCACGAGCGGTCTTGGCGATGTCTTCATCAGTCCGCTGATTCTGCAATGGCCGCAAGCACATCTCGCCGGACGCCCGTTCTGGCAGCGCCTCAACCTCAACGTCAGCCTGCCCACCGGCGGTTACGGCACACCGGGCCGGCTGGACGCGGGGCACAACGTGCTGCAGTTCAATCCGCACTACGCGTTCACCTGGGAGCGATCCGACGCCTGGGAGCTCAGTGGCCGCCTGCATTACCTGTGGACCGGCCCCAATCGCGATCCGGCTGCCGGCCTCGACGCCTCCGAGGTCCAGGCTGGACAAGCGCTGCATCTCAACGCGTCGATCTCGCGTTCGGCCGGCCAGGATCTGCGCATCGGCGCTGCGTTGTACGCGCTGGTTCAGATCACCGACGACCGCATCGACGGCGTCGCGCAACCTGGACGCGAGCGCATTGTGGGCGTCGGGCCCGCACTGGGATGGTCGCGCGGCGCCACCTCGTTGCACGCCGCGGCGTACATCGAAACCCTGGCGAAGGATCGATCCGAAGGAGCCCGGCTCAGTGTGCGTTACGCCACGCGATTCTAG
- a CDS encoding MFS transporter yields MTSHAGQAAVAPVAATDRLALSLVIGAGIVSAFQVGKATLALQAIRMDLEVALSAASWVLSAFALLGALISVAVGAMSDRLQARPTVIAGLLLQAVGSALGAMAPSLASLLAARALEGLGFLAVTVAAPALVVAATTVATRRPAFAAWAMFMPLGMAMMMFAAPALGALGWRGLWWANAALLAVYALVLGLGTRDLRPIAGQGNDRHWRHGLRVVLADRGAWWLAGQFCAYTAMFFALFGFLPTILGARLAVDGPAAGVLSAIAVLAGAAGCLAGGALLQRGLGTTQLLRGSFATLALCTVGILVLPLPGELAYLLCLLFSFVGAFIPVAIFDAAPRLARQPGTLGSVVGLATQGNNAGIVLGPLLAGSVAGTAGWPWVALPLVLIALLAMGAAAVCRRRLEAGR; encoded by the coding sequence ATGACATCGCACGCTGGGCAGGCGGCGGTCGCGCCGGTCGCCGCGACCGACCGTCTCGCCTTGTCGCTCGTGATCGGTGCCGGCATCGTGTCCGCCTTCCAGGTGGGCAAGGCGACGCTGGCGTTGCAGGCGATCCGGATGGATCTGGAGGTGGCGCTGTCGGCCGCGTCCTGGGTGTTGTCGGCCTTCGCGCTGCTCGGGGCGTTGATCAGCGTGGCGGTCGGCGCGATGTCGGACAGGCTCCAGGCCCGGCCAACCGTCATTGCCGGCCTGCTGCTGCAGGCGGTTGGCTCGGCACTGGGCGCCATGGCGCCGTCGCTTGCTTCGCTGCTCGCAGCGCGGGCACTGGAAGGCCTGGGGTTTCTCGCCGTCACGGTTGCCGCGCCGGCGCTCGTGGTGGCGGCGACCACGGTCGCAACGCGCAGGCCGGCGTTTGCTGCGTGGGCCATGTTCATGCCATTGGGCATGGCGATGATGATGTTCGCGGCCCCCGCACTGGGCGCACTGGGATGGCGCGGCCTGTGGTGGGCGAATGCGGCCTTGCTGGCGGTCTATGCACTGGTGCTGGGGCTGGGGACGCGCGACCTTCGTCCGATCGCAGGGCAGGGCAATGACCGCCATTGGCGACACGGCCTGCGCGTGGTGCTGGCAGACCGCGGCGCATGGTGGCTGGCCGGCCAATTCTGTGCCTACACCGCCATGTTCTTCGCGCTGTTCGGGTTCCTGCCAACGATCCTCGGGGCGCGCCTGGCGGTGGACGGACCGGCGGCCGGGGTGCTCAGCGCGATCGCCGTGCTGGCTGGTGCCGCCGGGTGTCTGGCCGGTGGTGCCCTGCTGCAACGCGGCCTGGGCACGACGCAACTGCTGCGCGGGAGCTTCGCGACGCTTGCACTGTGCACCGTCGGCATCCTGGTCCTGCCACTGCCCGGCGAGCTGGCCTACCTGCTGTGCCTGCTGTTCTCGTTCGTTGGGGCGTTCATTCCGGTCGCGATCTTCGATGCGGCGCCGCGACTGGCCCGGCAGCCAGGAACGCTCGGCTCGGTGGTGGGGCTGGCGACACAGGGCAACAACGCCGGAATCGTCCTCGGTCCGCTGCTTGCCGGCAGCGTCGCCGGCACCGCCGGCTGGCCGTGGGTGGCGCTGCCCTTGGTACTGATCGCGCTGCTGGCGATGGGGGCTGCGGCTGTTTGCCGGCGCCGGCTGGAGGCCGGGCGATGA
- a CDS encoding carboxymuconolactone decarboxylase family protein: protein MHAPQSPTQPAPVDRALPDVYRALLAVHTANDRHGLPRALRHLVHLRASQINGCAYCIRMHTREARADGETNARLDHLAGWRHMTDYTPAERAALAWTEALTRLGGDREPDIGALRTQLRAHFEDTMIAALTVEVAMINQWNRIAIANH from the coding sequence ATGCACGCTCCCCAATCCCCCACACAGCCGGCGCCGGTCGACCGGGCATTGCCTGATGTCTACCGCGCGCTCCTGGCTGTGCACACGGCCAACGACCGGCACGGACTGCCGCGCGCCTTGCGCCACCTGGTGCACCTGCGCGCGTCGCAGATCAACGGTTGCGCATACTGCATCCGCATGCACACCCGCGAGGCGAGGGCAGACGGCGAGACCAACGCGCGTCTCGACCATCTCGCCGGCTGGCGGCACATGACGGACTACACACCGGCCGAGCGCGCTGCATTGGCGTGGACGGAAGCACTCACGCGCCTCGGCGGCGATCGCGAGCCAGACATCGGCGCGTTGCGCACGCAGTTACGCGCACACTTCGAAGACACGATGATCGCGGCGCTGACGGTGGAAGTGGCGATGATCAACCAGTGGAACCGCATCGCGATCGCCAATCACTGA
- the wrbA gene encoding NAD(P)H:quinone oxidoreductase — MPRILVLYYSAYGHIETMAHAVAAGARDAGADVAVKRVPDLVPTDVAAQAGYKTEQAASVATVSELPGYDAIIVGTPTRYGNMAAQMKNFLDQTGGLWFRDALVGKVGSAFTSTGSQHGGQETTLQSTHTVLLHLGMVIVGLPYTFKGQLRMDEVTGGTPYGASTLASGENDRDRQPSANELDGAWFQGHHVARIAAALAGLHAEASP, encoded by the coding sequence ATGCCCAGGATTCTGGTGCTGTACTACTCGGCCTACGGCCACATCGAGACGATGGCGCATGCCGTCGCTGCGGGTGCTCGGGACGCCGGCGCAGATGTCGCAGTCAAGCGGGTGCCGGATCTGGTGCCGACGGACGTGGCCGCCCAGGCAGGCTACAAGACCGAGCAGGCCGCCTCGGTTGCGACCGTGTCGGAGTTGCCGGGGTACGACGCGATCATCGTCGGCACACCGACGCGCTACGGCAACATGGCCGCGCAGATGAAGAACTTCCTCGACCAGACCGGTGGGCTCTGGTTTCGGGACGCGCTGGTGGGGAAGGTCGGCAGCGCGTTCACATCGACTGGCAGCCAACACGGCGGACAGGAAACCACGCTGCAATCCACCCACACCGTGTTGCTGCACCTGGGCATGGTGATCGTCGGCCTGCCGTACACGTTCAAGGGCCAGTTGCGCATGGACGAGGTGACCGGCGGCACGCCATACGGCGCATCGACGCTGGCCAGCGGGGAGAACGACCGCGATCGTCAGCCGAGCGCGAACGAACTCGACGGTGCGTGGTTCCAGGGGCACCACGTGGCCCGGATCGCGGCGGCACTTGCCGGGCTGCACGCTGAGGCGTCGCCATGA
- a CDS encoding LysR family transcriptional regulator: MLDGLTLDQLRVLVAVAETGSFRAAARRIRRVQSAVSHAIASLEAQLGVQLFDRAGRRPTMTPEGRALLADARAVLLRMDTMRARARGLGDGVELGLSLVVDTLFPIQVVAHALDAMHRTYPSVAVRLRAAPLGEPLAALREERCTLAITVGEEFREPEIQLEALSPVPFVAVVAVGHPLAGQSDPLLPSALAEHLQIVLEDASARSADKDFGVLSPSTWRVAGQDIKHAMISEGLGWGRLPLWAVESELASGRLQRLDVAALGRHGRVDLESYLAHRNDRPLGPAARVLRAALHARLHGSPTDGADAAPQAEMR; encoded by the coding sequence ATGCTCGATGGCCTGACCCTCGACCAGCTGCGCGTCCTGGTGGCCGTGGCTGAAACGGGAAGCTTCCGCGCAGCCGCCCGGCGCATCCGGCGCGTGCAGTCCGCGGTGAGCCACGCGATCGCGAGCCTGGAGGCCCAGCTCGGCGTCCAACTGTTCGACCGCGCCGGCCGGCGCCCGACGATGACGCCGGAGGGGCGTGCCCTGCTCGCCGATGCCCGTGCCGTCCTGCTGCGAATGGATACGATGCGTGCCCGCGCACGCGGGCTCGGGGACGGCGTGGAATTGGGCCTGTCGCTGGTCGTCGATACGCTGTTTCCGATCCAGGTGGTCGCCCACGCGCTCGACGCAATGCATCGGACTTATCCGTCCGTCGCCGTCCGCCTGCGCGCGGCGCCATTGGGCGAACCGCTGGCCGCGCTGCGCGAAGAGCGCTGCACGCTCGCGATCACTGTGGGTGAGGAATTCCGGGAGCCGGAGATCCAGCTCGAAGCGCTGTCGCCGGTGCCCTTCGTCGCGGTGGTCGCCGTGGGGCATCCGCTGGCCGGTCAGTCTGATCCGCTGCTGCCGTCGGCATTGGCCGAGCACTTGCAGATCGTGCTTGAGGACGCCAGCGCACGGAGCGCGGACAAGGACTTCGGCGTCCTGTCGCCGAGCACGTGGCGTGTCGCCGGACAGGACATCAAGCACGCGATGATCAGCGAAGGCCTGGGCTGGGGACGGCTGCCGCTGTGGGCGGTCGAGTCCGAACTGGCGTCGGGACGGCTGCAGCGGCTCGATGTCGCCGCTCTCGGTCGACACGGGCGCGTCGACCTCGAGTCGTATCTTGCGCACCGCAACGACCGTCCGCTCGGCCCCGCCGCCCGGGTTCTGCGTGCTGCGCTGCACGCGCGACTGCATGGATCACCGACCGATGGCGCCGATGCGGCACCGCAAGCCGAGATGCGCTGA
- a CDS encoding alpha/beta fold hydrolase: MSLHRILGPTATACIAASLAILLLPSPLRASDAQASKTRQDSVAIVADMRRVVTDHGVERLEKVRIGGIDQWVSIRGSDRRNPVLLMLHGGPGWVSMPTSWYFQRGWEEFFTVVQWDQRGAGKTYASHDPDEIAPTMTRERMVADALEMVAWLRTTFSQDRIFVLGQSWGSYLGLEVARQRPQWLHAYIGVGQISNAPESERRGWAWTLAQARQDGNTEAVDELTALQPYAPGTAPVPLEALFKQRKWLNHYGGMVHNRRGGQAEAAALWLAPEYSDADLAAVWAGNDYSMTHLLSGVLTLDMTTIRELKTPLFLFLGRHDHNVSSELAADWFATVDAPCKELVWFEQSAHEVMNEEPGKMLLTLVTRVRPMATGAEGPGPSAPRCRRD; encoded by the coding sequence ATGTCGCTTCACCGCATTCTCGGCCCCACAGCCACCGCCTGCATCGCGGCCTCGCTCGCCATCCTCCTGCTGCCATCGCCTCTGCGCGCCTCCGACGCGCAGGCGTCCAAAACGCGGCAAGACAGCGTGGCGATCGTGGCCGACATGCGGCGTGTCGTCACCGATCACGGTGTCGAACGTCTCGAGAAGGTCCGGATCGGCGGCATCGATCAATGGGTCTCCATTCGTGGCAGCGATCGCCGCAATCCCGTCCTGCTGATGCTCCACGGCGGCCCGGGCTGGGTGTCGATGCCGACGAGCTGGTACTTCCAGCGTGGCTGGGAGGAGTTCTTCACCGTCGTGCAGTGGGACCAGCGCGGCGCAGGTAAGACCTACGCGAGCCACGATCCCGACGAGATCGCCCCGACCATGACCCGCGAACGCATGGTGGCCGATGCGCTGGAGATGGTGGCCTGGCTGCGCACCACGTTTTCGCAGGATCGGATCTTCGTGCTGGGCCAGTCCTGGGGCAGTTATCTGGGGCTCGAGGTGGCGCGGCAGCGGCCGCAGTGGCTGCATGCCTACATCGGCGTGGGCCAGATCTCGAATGCGCCGGAAAGCGAACGGCGTGGTTGGGCCTGGACGCTGGCGCAGGCGCGCCAGGACGGCAATACAGAGGCTGTTGATGAATTGACGGCACTGCAGCCGTATGCGCCGGGCACGGCGCCCGTCCCGCTCGAGGCGCTGTTCAAGCAGCGCAAGTGGCTGAACCACTACGGCGGCATGGTCCACAACCGCCGCGGCGGACAGGCCGAAGCCGCGGCGCTGTGGCTGGCGCCCGAGTACAGCGATGCCGATCTGGCTGCGGTCTGGGCCGGCAACGACTACTCGATGACCCATCTCCTGTCTGGGGTCCTCACGCTGGACATGACCACGATCCGCGAGCTCAAGACCCCGTTGTTCCTCTTCCTGGGTCGCCACGACCACAACGTGTCGTCCGAGCTGGCGGCCGACTGGTTCGCGACGGTCGATGCGCCATGCAAGGAACTGGTCTGGTTCGAACAGTCGGCACACGAAGTCATGAACGAGGAACCGGGCAAGATGCTGCTGACACTGGTGACGCGTGTGCGTCCGATGGCGACCGGGGCCGAGGGCCCCGGCCCATCGGCCCCGCGCTGTCGTCGGGATTGA